A region of Paractinoplanes abujensis DNA encodes the following proteins:
- a CDS encoding VWA domain-containing protein: protein MTPYPFSAVVGLPDLRLALLLTAVSPAVGGVLVRGEKGTAKSTVVRALAALLPDVTVVRGCRFACDPAAPDPLCPDGPHATGSPGLDRPAALVELPVGATEDRVVGTLDIQRALADGVKAYEPGLLAAAHRGVLYVDEVNLLPDHLVDLLLDAAAMGRAHVERDGVSVKHAARFLLVGTMNPEEGEPRPQLVDRFGLVVNVAAPRDARDRAEVVRRRLAYEAAPDTFAARFAEDEVALAARIVAAREMLPRVVLPDGELDRIARISLAYGVDGMRADIVVARCAVALAAWHGRDRVTPPDVRDAARLALPHRRRKDPLDPPGTDEQKLEDALNEADAQLEAEQTQAEAQAGERGPEDDPDGGGADGSGPDDSGPDGGPPSGPPRGGPSRGGADPGSRDSSFSPDISEKLGGRGDGASGEEPAPTRDEAGARDEAGPSRDGATGGPGAAAAAPGAAYRTKTLQIARRGEGGHAGRRSPSLSRRGRVVGSRVPRGRLAGAPHLPATLRAALHRGATSAPARPDTSHRGAGTAPETRDGLRRGAESAPEFREGVNRGAGFGPEVRERLVAPRDLREAVHVGRESNLVLFVVDASGSMAARKRMTLVKTAVLSLLRDAYQRRDRIGMITFRGRDAEQVLPPTSSHEVGVLRLAGLRTGGRTPLAEGLKRAAATIATERRRDPRRRPLLIVVTDGRATSGPDPVRVAPALAGVSTVVVDCESGPIRLGLVARLATALGADVMPLESLETGRAA from the coding sequence GTGACGCCGTACCCGTTCTCGGCCGTGGTCGGCCTGCCCGACCTGCGCCTCGCCCTGCTGCTGACCGCCGTCTCGCCCGCCGTGGGCGGAGTGCTCGTGCGCGGCGAGAAGGGCACCGCCAAAAGCACCGTCGTACGGGCCCTGGCCGCGCTGCTGCCCGACGTGACCGTGGTGCGCGGCTGCCGGTTCGCCTGCGACCCGGCCGCGCCCGACCCGCTCTGCCCGGACGGGCCGCACGCCACCGGCTCGCCCGGACTCGACCGGCCCGCCGCACTGGTGGAACTGCCGGTCGGGGCGACCGAGGACCGGGTCGTGGGCACGCTCGACATTCAGCGGGCCCTGGCCGACGGGGTCAAGGCGTACGAGCCCGGACTGCTGGCGGCGGCGCACCGTGGGGTGCTCTACGTCGACGAGGTCAACCTGCTCCCCGACCACCTGGTCGACCTGCTGCTGGACGCGGCGGCGATGGGCCGGGCCCACGTCGAGCGGGACGGCGTGTCGGTCAAACACGCGGCCCGGTTCCTGCTGGTCGGCACGATGAACCCGGAAGAGGGCGAGCCGCGGCCCCAGCTGGTCGACCGGTTCGGCCTGGTGGTCAACGTGGCGGCGCCGCGCGACGCCCGCGACCGGGCCGAGGTGGTGCGGCGGCGGCTGGCGTACGAGGCCGCGCCGGACACGTTCGCCGCGCGGTTCGCGGAGGACGAGGTCGCGCTGGCGGCGCGGATCGTGGCCGCGCGGGAGATGCTGCCGCGGGTGGTGCTGCCGGACGGCGAGCTCGATCGGATCGCCCGGATCAGCCTCGCGTACGGGGTCGACGGCATGCGCGCGGACATCGTGGTGGCGCGGTGCGCGGTGGCCCTGGCCGCCTGGCACGGCCGGGACCGGGTGACACCGCCGGACGTCCGCGATGCCGCCCGGCTCGCGCTGCCGCACCGGCGCCGGAAAGATCCGCTGGACCCGCCGGGCACCGACGAGCAGAAGCTCGAGGACGCCCTGAACGAGGCGGACGCGCAGCTGGAGGCCGAGCAGACGCAAGCCGAGGCGCAGGCCGGGGAGCGGGGGCCGGAGGACGACCCTGACGGGGGCGGAGCTGACGGTTCCGGGCCTGACGATTCCGGGCCCGACGGCGGCCCTCCGAGCGGCCCTCCCCGCGGCGGCCCTTCGCGCGGTGGAGCGGATCCGGGCTCACGCGACTCCTCGTTCTCGCCCGACATTTCCGAAAAATTGGGCGGTAGGGGAGACGGGGCGTCGGGCGAAGAGCCCGCGCCAACCCGGGACGAAGCGGGCGCACGCGACGAGGCGGGGCCGTCTCGGGACGGGGCAACTGGCGGCCCGGGTGCTGCTGCTGCCGCGCCCGGCGCGGCCTACCGCACCAAGACGCTGCAGATCGCCCGGCGCGGCGAGGGCGGACACGCGGGGCGCCGTTCACCGTCGTTGTCGCGGCGCGGGCGAGTGGTGGGGTCGCGGGTGCCCCGCGGCCGACTGGCCGGAGCGCCGCACCTGCCGGCGACGTTGCGCGCCGCCTTGCACCGCGGGGCGACGTCGGCCCCGGCTCGGCCGGACACATCGCATCGCGGTGCGGGAACAGCCCCGGAGACACGGGACGGCTTGCGGCGCGGTGCGGAATCGGCCCCGGAGTTCCGGGAGGGCGTGAATCGGGGTGCGGGGTTCGGCCCGGAGGTCCGGGAGCGGCTGGTCGCTCCGCGGGATCTGCGCGAAGCCGTCCACGTGGGACGCGAATCGAACCTGGTGCTGTTCGTCGTGGACGCGTCGGGGTCGATGGCCGCGCGGAAGCGGATGACTCTGGTCAAGACGGCCGTGTTGTCGTTGCTGCGGGACGCGTATCAGCGGCGCGACCGGATCGGGATGATCACGTTTCGGGGGCGCGACGCCGAGCAGGTGCTGCCGCCCACGTCCAGCCACGAAGTGGGGGTGCTCCGGCTGGCCGGTCTGCGCACCGGGGGGCGTACACCGCTGGCCGAAGGCCTGAAAAGGGCGGCCGCGACCATCGCCACGGAACGGCGCCGCGATCCGCGCCGGCGTCCGCTGCTCATCGTGGTCACCGACGGGCGGGCGACCAGCGGGCCCGACCCCGTACGGGTGGCTCCTGCGCTGGCCGGTGTGTCGACGGTGGTGGTCGACTGCGAGTCGGGACCGATCCGGCTCGGCCTGGTCGCCCGGCTGGCCACCGCGCTCGGCGCCGACGTGATGCCGCTGGAGAGCCTCGAGACGGGACGGGCCGCCTGA
- the cobO gene encoding cob(I)yrinic acid a,c-diamide adenosyltransferase, protein MPQGKVTTVPDDGLTTRQRRRQAVLAVHTGHGKGKSTAAFGMALRAWSAGWPIGVFQFVKSEKWRVGEESALKALGQAGGAPVTWHKMGEGWSWIQRAGTERDHAAEAAEGWAQIKRDLAAETYKFLVLDEFTYPMKWGWVDVDDVVATLTDRPGTQHVVITGRDAAPALLEAADLVTEMTKVKHPMDAGRKGQQGIEW, encoded by the coding sequence ATGCCGCAGGGCAAAGTCACGACCGTGCCGGACGACGGCCTGACGACCCGGCAGCGGCGGCGGCAGGCCGTGCTGGCCGTCCACACCGGACACGGCAAGGGCAAGTCGACGGCCGCCTTCGGCATGGCGTTGCGGGCGTGGAGCGCGGGCTGGCCGATCGGCGTGTTCCAGTTCGTCAAGTCGGAGAAGTGGCGTGTCGGCGAGGAATCCGCCCTCAAGGCGCTCGGCCAGGCCGGGGGAGCCCCCGTGACCTGGCACAAAATGGGCGAAGGGTGGTCGTGGATCCAGCGCGCGGGCACCGAACGCGACCACGCCGCCGAGGCCGCCGAAGGCTGGGCGCAGATCAAACGGGACCTGGCCGCCGAGACGTACAAGTTCCTGGTGCTCGACGAGTTCACCTATCCGATGAAGTGGGGCTGGGTCGACGTCGACGACGTGGTGGCCACGCTGACCGACCGGCCCGGCACCCAGCACGTGGTGATCACCGGCCGGGACGCGGCGCCGGCCCTGCTCGAGGCGGCCGACCTGGTGACCGAGATGACGAAGGTGAAACATCCGATGGACGCGGGCCGCAAGGGGCAGCAGGGCATCGAATGGTGA
- a CDS encoding cobyrinate a,c-diamide synthase, with translation MVTIPRVVIGAPASGHGKTTVATGLLAAFARRGLAVSPFKVGPDYIDPGYHALAAGRPGRNLDPVLVGEELIGPLFAHGSAGTSLAIVEGVMGLYDGRTGAGETGSTAQVAQLLDAPVILVVDAAAQGRSIAALVHGFRSFGNVRMAGVILNRVGSERHEAILREACEEVGTPVLGAMRRADAVAAPSRHLGLVPAAERRAEARESVDALASLIEASVDLAEVMAIARSAPPLDAAPWSPQAPSPVTGRPVVALAGGPAFSFAYAETAELLQGAGAEVVTVDPLHDEALPDGTRALVVGGGFPEVYAAELSANKPLRRAVTDLAADGGKIVAECAGLLWLCHTLDGAPMCGVIDAEAAMTPSLTLGYRDAVALTDSPLAPAGTRVTGHEFHRTTVHPRSGLLLSPAGGAAWAWRGADPEGFATATLHASYLHLHWAGNPGFASRLVADL, from the coding sequence ATGGTGACCATCCCGCGCGTCGTGATCGGCGCGCCCGCCTCGGGACACGGCAAGACGACGGTGGCGACCGGGCTGCTGGCGGCGTTCGCGCGCCGCGGGCTGGCGGTGTCGCCGTTCAAGGTCGGGCCCGACTACATCGACCCCGGCTACCACGCGCTGGCCGCGGGCCGGCCCGGCCGCAACCTCGACCCCGTGCTGGTCGGCGAGGAACTGATCGGTCCGCTGTTCGCGCACGGCTCGGCGGGCACGTCGCTCGCCATCGTCGAGGGCGTGATGGGCCTGTACGACGGACGCACCGGCGCCGGTGAGACCGGTTCGACGGCTCAGGTCGCCCAGCTGCTCGACGCCCCGGTGATCCTGGTCGTCGACGCGGCCGCCCAGGGCCGTTCGATCGCCGCGCTGGTGCACGGTTTCCGCAGCTTCGGCAACGTGCGTATGGCCGGCGTGATCCTCAACCGGGTCGGCTCCGAACGGCACGAGGCGATCCTGCGCGAGGCCTGCGAGGAGGTCGGCACCCCCGTGCTGGGGGCGATGCGCCGGGCCGATGCCGTGGCCGCGCCGTCGCGGCACCTGGGCCTGGTGCCGGCGGCCGAACGCCGGGCCGAGGCCCGGGAGTCGGTGGACGCGCTGGCCTCGCTGATCGAGGCCTCCGTCGACTTGGCTGAGGTGATGGCGATCGCCCGCTCGGCCCCGCCGCTGGACGCGGCGCCGTGGTCCCCGCAGGCCCCTTCACCGGTCACCGGCCGGCCGGTGGTGGCGCTGGCCGGCGGTCCCGCGTTCTCCTTCGCGTACGCCGAGACGGCCGAACTGCTGCAAGGCGCGGGCGCGGAGGTCGTCACCGTCGACCCGCTGCACGACGAGGCCCTGCCCGACGGCACCCGAGCGCTCGTGGTCGGCGGCGGTTTCCCCGAGGTGTACGCCGCGGAGCTCTCCGCCAACAAGCCCCTGCGCCGCGCTGTGACCGACCTGGCCGCGGACGGAGGCAAGATAGTCGCCGAATGCGCGGGCCTGCTCTGGCTCTGCCACACCCTCGACGGCGCCCCCATGTGCGGCGTGATCGACGCGGAAGCCGCCATGACCCCGTCGCTGACCCTGGGCTACCGCGACGCGGTCGCCCTCACCGACAGCCCACTGGCCCCGGCAGGCACTCGCGTCACGGGCCACGAGTTCCACCGCACCACCGTCCACCCCCGCTCGGGCCTGCTGCTCTCCCCGGCCGGCGGCGCGGCTTGGGCCTGGCGCGGCGCCGACCCCGAGGGCTTCGCCACTGCGACGCTGCACGCCTCCTACCTCCATCTGCACTGGGCCGGAAACCCCGGCTTCGCCTCCCGCCTGGTCGCGGACCTATGA
- a CDS encoding cobalamin biosynthesis protein encodes MTAAVGVGARGSATADDLRAAVGAALVAAGLTPSDVTVLATLDRRGADAPVRALASRHGWRLVLFTAAELSTRRVPTPSSAVAAAVGTPSVAEAAALCATGPDGLLVLPKQVSPAVTVAIAATPAAVRPSRAGR; translated from the coding sequence GTGACGGCGGCGGTCGGCGTCGGCGCTCGCGGCTCGGCGACCGCGGACGACCTGCGCGCCGCCGTCGGCGCAGCCCTGGTCGCGGCGGGCCTGACCCCGTCCGACGTCACGGTGCTGGCCACGCTCGATCGCCGGGGCGCCGATGCCCCGGTGCGAGCGCTGGCGTCCCGGCACGGCTGGCGGCTCGTCCTCTTCACCGCCGCCGAGCTGTCCACCCGTCGGGTCCCGACCCCCAGCAGCGCGGTGGCAGCTGCGGTCGGCACCCCGAGCGTCGCCGAGGCCGCCGCCCTGTGCGCAACCGGCCCGGACGGCCTGCTCGTCCTCCCCAAACAGGTCTCCCCAGCAGTGACCGTGGCGATAGCCGCCACCCCGGCAGCTGTCAGGCCCTCCCGGGCGGGGCGTTAG
- a CDS encoding alpha/beta fold hydrolase, translating to MSAASVNGITIDYDDSGAGRPLVLVHGHPFDRSMWRPQVAALAGSEWRVITADLRGYGASTVVPGKTPLSVFAADVAGLADHLGIGDFVLGGLSMGGQIVMECYRRFPERITGLILADTFPRTDTAEGREARRAAADRFEAEGSGWYARENLAKMLAAYNVEALPAVAGHVTTMMTGAPPAGAAAALRGRAERDDYRELLTTVTVPTLVVVGRDDEFTPVADAEEMHALIPDSALVIVDGAGHLPNLEQPAVFDEALASFLAKL from the coding sequence ATGAGCGCAGCGAGCGTCAACGGGATCACGATCGACTACGACGACAGTGGGGCCGGGCGGCCGCTGGTGCTGGTGCACGGGCATCCTTTCGATCGCTCGATGTGGCGGCCGCAGGTTGCGGCGCTGGCCGGGTCGGAGTGGCGCGTGATCACTGCCGACCTGCGTGGCTACGGCGCATCGACGGTGGTGCCGGGCAAGACGCCGCTGTCCGTTTTCGCCGCGGACGTGGCGGGGCTGGCCGACCATCTCGGGATCGGCGACTTCGTGCTGGGCGGGCTGTCGATGGGCGGGCAGATCGTCATGGAGTGCTACCGCCGGTTCCCGGAGCGGATCACCGGGCTGATCCTGGCCGACACCTTCCCCCGGACCGACACGGCCGAGGGCCGCGAGGCTCGCCGGGCGGCGGCGGACCGCTTCGAGGCCGAGGGCAGCGGGTGGTATGCCCGGGAGAACCTGGCCAAGATGCTGGCGGCCTACAACGTCGAGGCCCTGCCGGCCGTGGCCGGCCACGTCACGACGATGATGACCGGCGCCCCGCCTGCGGGCGCGGCAGCCGCCCTGCGAGGCCGGGCCGAGCGCGACGACTACCGCGAGCTGCTCACCACTGTCACTGTCCCGACCCTGGTCGTGGTGGGGCGGGACGACGAGTTCACCCCCGTGGCCGACGCGGAGGAGATGCACGCCCTGATCCCGGATTCCGCCCTGGTCATCGTCGACGGTGCCGGGCATCTGCCCAACCTCGAGCAGCCCGCCGTGTTCGACGAGGCGCTGGCGTCTTTCCTGGCGAAGCTGTGA